The following coding sequences lie in one Bacteroidota bacterium genomic window:
- a CDS encoding T9SS type A sorting domain-containing protein yields the protein MKKFVAALCVLLFTSLLPLNEANGQIIDDEPLVITGKYHGLSRPLRELPQLTEEEFNALVEKGKNRLRSQSWVPKQRLYPFAETALPKDGDPIRQTEMGTVTNRPVFLNFDGQTSPYKPSDVNGDVNETHYFQTINTVYAIYNKSGQLVAGPTNLNLLFEGVTGSQYNDGDPIVLWDEAAQRWLVAEFSITGSNDYMLVAVSTSSDPSGTWHRYSFDVDDMPDYPKLGVWRDGYYMGTNTPNAGKKDIYVLERDKMLIGATAQMVGFKNNLRPNSGFHCVPPVDNDGPLAPAGSPGIFITINDDAWGGSDQIWIYELNVNWTTPASSTFARTQQINVPAFDSNFGSTWENIAQKGTTQKLDAVNQVIMHRPQYRNFGTYQTIVACHTVDVSGTDQAGIRWYELRRTGTGPWTIRQTGTYAPDNHSRWMGSIAMTPSGKIGLVYSISSTTLNPGLRFTGQSTAAYAAGNGILDVAEEVILEGTLSQTGSERWGDYFMLAIDPSDNETFWATGQYVGSGNASKTRIATFRIGNAPLVVTTAPTNITPNSATINGTVNPNTLNTTYYFEWGTTTGYGNTTTVSNAGSGSTAVAVSATLGSLTPGQTYHYRIVASNADGTTYGANQSFIPGGAELTTASVTNIGLNSAQSGGTIASDGGSPITARGVCWSTSPNPTLSGGLFTTNGTGTGSYTSSISGLNPSTTYYVRAYATNAFGTFYGDEKSFTTLCGIYAPPITQNFDAPALPNCWTTVSLNGNNQVWQVGTITGSYSPLPALTGNYAYLNSDAYGNGNSQNTDLRTPTIDLSGFSAVTLSFKHYYRHYTGSSVKVSYSINGGSTWTDLQTWTASTANPATFSQSIPAVAGQSNVMFRWNYNGNFGWYWAVDEIQITGTASNEVANFTATAVSQTQIDLSWQGANVLLVWSPTSTFGTPSNGTVYTAGQTIPGGGTVLYSGTNTTYSHTGLTPATTYYYKAFLIQAGNNYSNGVTANATTQAPAAYANVLLRPQQVDISSASAQSAVLMTVGGYASNEAKYRLFNSTSQYNVWNGSQFVTSSSYADNPLIPGTPSTQSTWWIIYQRGSNNSTSASYRDRLSPYSTNYQTVALPAATAITNPANISGSIPFAASYPLTEKYVILGYDAPSGGNLISATSSELNIGAFNLVVQQGTVIQRIEVRNVLNQLMESQTGTWPGGNPPAVFDLTGGGSYCQGASPTGISATLSGSETTATYQLLRNSIPFGDPVAGTGSPLEWLNLTEGTYTLVATNSNSSLPMNGQAVVSETPAVPVSVSIQADQTSVCQGTAVNFTATAQNPGTNPVYQWTVNGSNAGTNSPNFSFVPNDGDQVQLLLISSETCAQPAVATSNTLTITVQTPAMASIIIQASQNPVCQGSTVSFSAQLFNPGSAPIIQWFVNNILLSSGTSTSFAYMPANNDVVEAVMISSLDCVSNNPATSNGVLMEVSPLLTPSVTISTASTSLCNGQQANVSATPVNGGNSPIFQWMLNGNPAGTNSPSFSFVPAHGDQLMLSMSSSLSCVSGNPATSNTLSFTVSPVTINLGVSPAGAGTATYSGTPVIGQPLSLTATPAQGFNFLNWTDGQGNVLSSLPSFSFVPGLCSHNLTANFSSGVSLSGKLAYFNPVESALPAGSNFMVQLFDGNAPVGNAQPVATTYTFGGLEAGKTYTIRLWEDHSSGQLDQTWNFNNWGGVSALDALIVSHMSTGNPVVANFPWIMPAAGQPMTAFAEFSADVNNSNTITGLDPLIIMYRTVGFPGTSPFPGNKHNFQLAGHWAANAASVCYPAAPETLLTPNGAYQASSSAQSVFYEAQLPALANGLNFFNIYLLANGDLNASYIPASLSSKEGAILSYEGSIAAAVGQTLNIPLRINQTQRLAAITLGLSYNKQLLEINGLQGFDIFFIDQQKGEVRIAWMDQQGREYGAGQQLLSLQARLLEHIVPGTRYLELLPNTEFVNINAQILNNVPLATDYIVSGTTGLNEPQNLTHKVYPNPFNNSTLLQVNLPAEGRLRVSIHNYLGQEVLRLADGYFPQGQTQFDIHQHQLPASGAYVYTVDLLTPSGWQRSKGNLILIR from the coding sequence ATGAAAAAATTCGTTGCAGCACTTTGTGTGCTACTTTTTACCAGCCTCCTCCCATTGAATGAAGCCAATGGTCAGATAATTGATGATGAGCCGCTTGTTATTACTGGAAAATACCACGGGCTCTCCCGTCCGCTTCGCGAACTGCCACAACTCACCGAGGAAGAATTCAATGCCTTGGTTGAGAAGGGCAAAAACAGGCTCAGGTCGCAAAGCTGGGTGCCCAAACAACGTCTTTACCCATTTGCCGAGACCGCACTCCCGAAAGACGGGGATCCCATCAGGCAGACCGAGATGGGCACAGTAACCAACCGTCCCGTTTTTCTGAACTTTGATGGTCAAACCTCGCCCTACAAGCCTTCGGATGTGAATGGTGATGTGAATGAAACGCATTACTTCCAGACCATCAACACCGTTTATGCGATCTACAACAAAAGTGGTCAACTGGTGGCAGGCCCCACCAATCTGAATTTATTGTTCGAGGGCGTGACCGGTTCGCAATACAATGACGGTGACCCGATTGTGCTTTGGGACGAAGCTGCCCAACGATGGCTTGTGGCAGAATTTTCTATTACTGGTAGCAACGATTATATGCTGGTGGCCGTTTCGACCAGCTCCGACCCCAGCGGAACCTGGCACCGTTATTCGTTCGATGTGGACGATATGCCCGATTATCCCAAACTCGGTGTCTGGCGCGACGGATATTATATGGGTACCAACACGCCCAATGCAGGGAAAAAAGATATCTATGTGCTTGAAAGAGATAAAATGCTTATCGGTGCCACGGCACAAATGGTAGGATTCAAAAACAACCTCCGTCCCAACAGTGGTTTTCATTGCGTTCCGCCAGTTGATAACGACGGCCCACTGGCCCCTGCCGGCAGTCCGGGTATTTTCATCACCATCAACGATGATGCATGGGGAGGTAGCGACCAGATATGGATTTATGAACTAAATGTGAACTGGACCACCCCTGCTTCTTCCACCTTTGCCCGCACCCAGCAGATCAATGTGCCGGCCTTCGACAGTAATTTTGGAAGTACATGGGAAAATATCGCCCAGAAAGGAACCACACAGAAACTGGATGCGGTGAACCAGGTCATAATGCACCGGCCACAATACCGCAATTTTGGCACCTATCAAACCATTGTGGCCTGCCATACTGTTGATGTGAGCGGTACCGATCAGGCCGGGATACGGTGGTACGAGCTCAGGCGCACCGGAACAGGCCCCTGGACCATCAGACAAACAGGCACGTATGCCCCCGACAACCATTCGCGCTGGATGGGCAGCATCGCGATGACACCTTCGGGGAAGATTGGTCTTGTTTATTCCATATCCTCCACGACCCTCAACCCGGGATTGCGTTTCACGGGCCAATCCACAGCTGCCTATGCTGCAGGCAATGGCATCCTGGATGTGGCGGAAGAGGTAATTCTTGAGGGAACCCTCTCGCAAACCGGATCGGAACGTTGGGGCGATTACTTCATGCTGGCCATTGATCCGAGTGACAACGAAACGTTCTGGGCTACAGGTCAGTATGTAGGTTCGGGTAATGCATCAAAGACACGTATTGCCACCTTCCGGATCGGGAATGCTCCTCTTGTTGTCACCACCGCACCGACAAATATTACGCCAAACTCTGCAACGATCAATGGAACGGTCAATCCCAACACCCTGAACACAACCTACTATTTTGAGTGGGGAACGACTACTGGTTACGGCAATACCACAACTGTTTCCAACGCAGGTTCAGGCAGCACTGCAGTTGCGGTGAGCGCTACATTGGGCAGTTTGACTCCCGGCCAGACCTATCATTATCGTATTGTCGCCAGCAATGCCGATGGCACTACATATGGCGCCAACCAGAGCTTCATCCCTGGCGGCGCCGAGCTCACCACCGCCTCTGTCACCAACATCGGGTTGAATAGTGCCCAAAGCGGAGGCACTATCGCATCGGATGGTGGTTCACCAATCACAGCCCGTGGTGTTTGCTGGAGTACAAGTCCTAACCCTACCCTTAGCGGCGGTCTGTTCACGACAAATGGCACTGGCACAGGCAGTTATACCAGCAGCATCAGTGGTTTGAATCCCAGCACCACCTACTATGTAAGAGCGTATGCAACCAACGCCTTCGGCACATTTTACGGCGACGAAAAGTCGTTCACTACCCTTTGCGGCATTTATGCCCCACCAATCACTCAGAACTTCGATGCCCCTGCCCTCCCGAATTGTTGGACGACCGTAAGTCTGAATGGCAACAACCAGGTGTGGCAGGTAGGAACCATCACAGGCAGTTATTCGCCACTTCCCGCCCTGACCGGCAACTATGCCTACCTGAACAGCGATGCGTATGGCAACGGTAACAGCCAGAACACCGACCTGCGTACTCCGACCATCGACCTGAGCGGATTCAGCGCTGTTACCCTGTCGTTTAAACACTATTATCGTCATTATACCGGAAGCAGCGTTAAGGTTTCTTATTCCATAAACGGAGGCAGCACCTGGACCGATCTGCAGACCTGGACGGCATCGACAGCCAATCCGGCAACTTTCTCTCAATCCATACCTGCAGTGGCCGGACAAAGCAATGTAATGTTTCGCTGGAACTACAATGGAAATTTTGGTTGGTACTGGGCGGTGGATGAAATTCAGATCACCGGAACTGCCAGCAACGAGGTGGCAAACTTCACAGCCACAGCTGTGAGTCAGACCCAGATTGATCTGAGCTGGCAGGGCGCGAATGTGCTGCTAGTGTGGTCGCCAACCTCAACTTTTGGCACACCATCGAATGGCACTGTTTACACAGCCGGTCAAACCATTCCCGGTGGCGGAACAGTGCTTTATTCAGGAACAAATACCACCTACAGCCATACCGGGTTAACGCCTGCCACCACCTACTACTACAAGGCTTTCCTCATCCAGGCAGGAAACAACTATTCCAATGGCGTGACAGCCAATGCCACAACTCAGGCGCCAGCGGCTTATGCCAATGTGTTGCTCAGGCCCCAGCAGGTGGACATTTCCTCTGCCAGCGCACAAAGTGCCGTGTTGATGACAGTAGGCGGATATGCTTCCAACGAAGCAAAATACCGCTTATTCAATAGCACGTCTCAATATAATGTTTGGAATGGCAGCCAGTTTGTGACCAGTTCTTCCTATGCCGACAACCCACTCATACCCGGCACACCTTCGACCCAATCTACCTGGTGGATAATTTACCAGAGAGGTTCAAACAACTCTACCTCTGCAAGTTATCGCGACAGGTTATCGCCCTATAGCACTAATTATCAGACTGTGGCCTTGCCGGCAGCCACCGCAATTACCAATCCGGCTAACATTAGTGGTTCCATACCTTTTGCCGCAAGTTATCCGCTAACCGAGAAATACGTCATTCTGGGATACGATGCCCCCTCTGGCGGAAATCTGATTTCAGCTACTTCATCAGAACTCAATATAGGAGCATTTAATCTTGTCGTCCAACAAGGCACTGTGATTCAACGAATTGAAGTAAGAAATGTGCTTAACCAGCTCATGGAGAGTCAGACAGGCACCTGGCCAGGTGGCAATCCTCCGGCTGTATTCGACCTAACAGGCGGTGGCAGCTACTGCCAGGGGGCCAGTCCCACAGGCATCAGCGCAACGCTGAGCGGCAGCGAAACCACTGCCACCTATCAGCTGCTGCGCAACAGCATCCCCTTTGGCGACCCTGTCGCAGGTACCGGCAGTCCGCTGGAATGGCTCAACCTTACCGAAGGCACCTACACCCTTGTAGCCACCAACAGCAACAGCTCACTGCCCATGAATGGCCAGGCCGTGGTAAGTGAAACCCCGGCCGTACCGGTAAGCGTGAGCATCCAGGCCGACCAAACCAGCGTCTGCCAGGGCACGGCCGTGAACTTCACCGCCACGGCTCAAAACCCCGGAACAAACCCCGTTTATCAATGGACCGTCAACGGCAGCAATGCCGGCACCAACAGCCCCAACTTCAGCTTCGTACCAAACGATGGCGACCAGGTGCAGCTGCTCCTCATCTCGTCCGAAACCTGCGCCCAGCCGGCTGTGGCCACCTCCAACACCCTGACCATCACCGTTCAGACGCCTGCAATGGCTTCCATCATCATCCAGGCTTCCCAAAATCCTGTCTGCCAGGGCAGCACGGTCAGCTTCAGCGCGCAACTCTTCAACCCGGGCAGCGCTCCCATCATCCAGTGGTTTGTCAACAACATCCTGCTTAGCTCTGGCACCTCCACTTCCTTTGCCTACATGCCGGCCAACAACGATGTGGTGGAAGCCGTCATGATCTCCAGCCTTGATTGTGTGAGCAACAACCCTGCCACCAGCAATGGCGTGCTCATGGAGGTGTCGCCCCTGCTTACCCCCTCGGTCACCATCAGCACCGCCTCGACCAGCCTGTGCAACGGGCAGCAGGCAAATGTTTCGGCTACGCCTGTCAACGGTGGCAACAGCCCCATCTTCCAGTGGATGCTCAACGGCAACCCCGCCGGCACAAACAGCCCCTCTTTCAGCTTTGTGCCTGCCCATGGCGACCAGCTTATGCTCAGCATGAGCTCCAGCCTCAGCTGCGTGAGCGGCAATCCGGCCACCTCCAACACCCTCAGCTTTACGGTAAGTCCTGTGACCATCAACCTCGGTGTGAGTCCTGCCGGAGCCGGCACCGCCACCTATTCCGGCACGCCGGTCATCGGCCAGCCACTGAGCCTTACGGCCACCCCTGCACAAGGATTCAACTTCCTGAACTGGACCGACGGCCAGGGCAATGTGCTCTCTTCCCTGCCCTCCTTCAGCTTTGTCCCGGGCCTGTGCAGCCACAACCTGACTGCCAATTTCAGCTCCGGGGTGTCGCTCTCGGGCAAGCTGGCTTATTTCAACCCCGTGGAATCTGCCCTGCCTGCCGGAAGCAACTTCATGGTGCAGCTCTTCGATGGCAACGCACCGGTTGGTAATGCCCAGCCGGTGGCCACTACCTACACCTTCGGCGGACTTGAAGCCGGAAAAACCTACACCATTCGCCTATGGGAAGACCACAGCTCAGGCCAGCTCGACCAAACCTGGAACTTCAACAACTGGGGTGGCGTCTCGGCCCTGGATGCCCTCATCGTCAGCCATATGTCAACCGGTAATCCCGTGGTGGCAAACTTCCCCTGGATCATGCCCGCAGCCGGACAGCCTATGACTGCCTTTGCCGAGTTCTCGGCCGACGTCAACAACAGCAACACCATCACCGGCCTCGATCCCCTCATCATCATGTACCGCACCGTGGGATTCCCTGGAACCAGCCCCTTCCCGGGCAACAAACACAACTTCCAGCTGGCCGGCCACTGGGCTGCCAATGCCGCCTCGGTATGCTATCCGGCAGCCCCGGAAACCTTGCTCACGCCCAATGGCGCCTACCAGGCATCGTCCTCTGCACAAAGCGTGTTCTACGAAGCCCAGCTACCTGCCCTTGCCAACGGGCTAAACTTCTTCAACATCTATCTGCTGGCCAATGGCGACCTCAATGCCTCCTATATCCCGGCTTCCCTAAGCTCCAAAGAAGGCGCCATCCTCAGCTATGAAGGCAGCATAGCTGCTGCGGTGGGACAAACCCTTAACATCCCCCTGCGCATCAACCAAACCCAACGGCTGGCTGCCATCACCCTGGGACTGTCATACAACAAACAACTCCTCGAAATCAACGGATTGCAGGGATTCGACATCTTCTTCATCGACCAGCAAAAAGGCGAAGTGCGCATTGCCTGGATGGACCAGCAAGGCCGTGAATATGGCGCCGGTCAGCAGCTGCTCAGCCTCCAGGCCAGGCTGCTGGAGCACATTGTCCCAGGCACCAGATACCTCGAACTGCTGCCCAATACCGAGTTTGTCAACATCAATGCACAGATCCTCAACAATGTACCCCTGGCCACCGACTACATCGTAAGCGGCACCACCGGCCTAAATGAACCTCAGAACCTGACACATAAGGTTTATCCCAACCCGTTCAATAACAGCACATTACTGCAAGTTAACCTTCCTGCCGAAGGCCGGTTACGCGTCAGCATCCACAACTACCTGGGACAAGAAGTACTCCGGCTTGCCGATGGCTACTTCCCACAGGGCCAGACGCAATTCGACATCCACCAGCATCAGCTGCCTGCCAGCGGAGCTTATGTGTACACAGTGGACCTGCTCACTCCCTCGGGTTGGCAGCGCTCCAAAGGAAACCTCATCCTGATCAGGTAA